The genomic segment CAGCTCAACCTGTGCAGGTAGTAGGCACTAACTCCATACTTACCCACTCTCCCTCGTATAAACGCTCCTTACAGGCAAATCCGCTTGATGCGGCTGCATCGGCGAGGGCCTCCTCCTGCTCGCCAGCAAGTATGCCCGACACAATGAGGCGCTGAGGTTTGTCTGAATGAGAAAGTTCACTTCCAATTCTTCCGATCAGCAGTACAACAGGGCCTAGCGTTACATTGGCCAAAACAGTGGCTCCCGCAAACCACTCGATAGGCGCAGTTTCTATGTCGGCCTCGCAGACTTTCACGATGCCTTCCACTCCGTTTGCCGCCACGTTTTCTCTAGCCGAAAGCAAAGCCTGGGGGTCATTGTCAAAGGCCAAGACCGGATTCCAGCCCAGCTTTGCCGCTGCAATCGCCAGAATGCCGGAACCAGTGCCCACATCAACCAACGGACGTCTGGTCGGCGCCGACCTCTGCCCAACACAACTAGGCCTCACAATCTCGTCGGTAGAGGCTTCAAAGGCCGGTCGCTGCAGCAAAGTTAGCACGCCCCGGGTGGTGGGATGCCGGCCCGTGCCAAAACCAAGTCCTGGGTTGATCACTACCTCTACGAACTC from the Thermoleophilia bacterium genome contains:
- a CDS encoding 50S ribosomal protein L11 methyltransferase; this translates as MQERPNPSSDVAVRVTVSHEAAEVVAAILMDSLGPCQWEDAASEQSFAQGEVSSEERDQVVLTFYPLDAQEITPAQVLALLPSEALVAGVSRVATVSVPRDWETGWMAHFPPTVVGNVLVRPPWEAAVASSGASECDLAEAPQPVELYERAPTHVRLDRLARRHRDEFVEVVINPGLGFGTGRHPTTRGVLTLLQRPAFEASTDEIVRPSCVGQRSAPTRRPLVDVGTGSGILAIAAAKLGWNPVLAFDNDPQALLSARENVAANGVEGIVKVCEADIETAPIEWFAGATVLANVTLGPVVLLIGRIGSELSHSDKPQRLIVSGILAGEQEEALADAAASSGFACKERLYEGEWVSMELVPTTCTG